In a genomic window of Labeo rohita strain BAU-BD-2019 chromosome 20, IGBB_LRoh.1.0, whole genome shotgun sequence:
- the znf410 gene encoding zinc finger protein 410: MLSDELDSKPELLVEFVQNASIPLGQSLEESDTKASCVPLLSSSQNALCGPLELPESALSHAASPSLSEFGPERSPLVVQLQSPPPPAQTPPTILQDLQNHDSTSYVLLNLAKGLAASAEPLVFVQDDVDEAQEEISAGDCGDGSAPWYLRVQELAHDSLIAATRAQLAKDARASSNSDHIHSCQSEGPKKEPLPRVGRSASEKIHRCPYENCHRTFTYPAHLKYHLKTHRNDRTFRCGAEGCGKSFYVLQRLQVHMRIHNGEKPFICNEKNCGKKFTTAGNLKNHKRTHTGEKPFLCDVDSCGRSFAEYSSLRKHMLVHSGEKPHVCSICGKTFSQSGSRNVHMKKRHSDEALASDSRDTGEALTQSSLLEADGGSSDSMVNMNLHHAILPNQGAADAVVVLTPPHDLVTMTTAHSYSDDVVALL, translated from the exons ATGCTTTCTGATGAACTTGACTCCAAACCTGAG CTGTTGGTTGAGTTTGTTCAGAACGCATCCATCCCGCTgggccagagtctggaggagtCGGACACCAAAGCGTCCTGCGTCCCTCTGCTGTCGTCCTCACAGAACGCCCTCTGCGGCCCGCTAGAACTGCCAG agAGCGCTCTGAGTCATGCCGCCTCCCCGTCGCTGTCAGAGTTCGGCCCAGAGCGAAGCCCATTGGTGGTTCAGCTCCAGTCTCCTCCCCCTCCAGCACAAACTCCGCCCACCATCCTGCAGGACCTCCAGAACCACGACAGCACATCTTATGTTCTGCTGAACTTGGCCAAAG GGTTGGCGGCGTCTGCCGAGCCGCTGGTGTTCGTTCAGGACGATGTGGACGAGGCGCAGGAGGAGATTTCGGCCGGGGACTGCGGCGACGGCAGCGCCCCGTGGTACCTGCGGGTCCAGGAACTGGCTCACGACAGCCTGATCGCCGCCACACGCGCGCAGCTGGCCAAAGACGCGCGGGCCAGCAGCAACA GTGACCACATCCACAGCTGTCAATCAGAGGGGCCGAAGAAGGAGCCGCTGCCTCGGGTCGGTCGCTCCGCGTCAGAGAAGATCCACCGATGCCCGTATGAGAACTGCCACCGCACCTTCACCTATCCAGCGCACCTGAAATACCACCTGAAGACACACAG gaacGACCGTACGTTCCGCTGTGGAGCCGAGGGTTGTGGGAAGAGTTTCTATGTGCTGCAGCGGCTGCAGGTTCACATGAGGATCCACAACGGAGAGAAACCCTTCATCTGCAACGAGAAGAACTGCGGCAAGAAATTCACCACCGCTGGCAACCTGAAGAaccacaaacgcacacacaccg gTGAAAAGCCCTTCCTGTGTGATGTTGATAGTTGCGGCCGATCTTTCGCAGAATATTCCAGTCTGCGCAAACACATGCTCGTACACTCTG GTGAGAAGCCGCACGTGTGCTCGATCTGCGGGAAGACGTTCTCTCAGAGCGGCAGCAGAAACGTCCACATGAAGAAGAGGCACAGCGACGAGGCGCTGGCGTCCGACAGCAGAGACACGG GTGAGGCGCTCACTCAGAGCAGTCTGTTGGAGGCGGACGGCGGCAGCAGTGATTCCATGGTCAACATGAATCTGCATCACGCCATCTTACCCAATCAAG GTGCGGCGGATGCGGTCGTGGTTCTGACTCCGCCCCATGACCTGGTCACCATGACGACGGCCCACTCATACAGCGACGACGTGGTGGCTCTGCTCTAG
- the entpd5b gene encoding ectonucleoside triphosphate diphosphohydrolase 5 encodes MSALVWLWRLLAVWTLLAVSSSQRNGLNAVDFSQRFGSALPSLSRPANASQIFYGVMFDAGSTGTRIHVYTFIQKEPDGLPVLDNEMFHSMKPGLSAYADIPEIAGHTVRQLLRVAKKTVPPVEWKRTPVVFRATAGLRLLPPTKAHALLEEVQDVFDESPFYVPPDSVSIMDGTDEGILAWVTVNFLTGRLHKNAQKTVGILDLGGGSTQITFLPKSKKTIESAPADYIVRFDMFNSTHELYTHSYLGNGIKAARLSALGALGSDGLEKKVFQTSCLPKKYTSEFSFGGFSYHISGVTNGVTGFKACYQELLKVVKGVINQPHELKDSSTFYAFSYYFDHAVEAGLIDESRGGAVKIRDFRKRAKEVCNRPSKRSQLNPLLCMDLTYIVCLLKDGFGFKESTVLQLTKKVRNVETSWALGAAIYHFQKFRIH; translated from the exons ATGTCTGCTTTGGTCTGGCTTTGGCGTCTTCTGGCCGTCTGGACGCTTCTCGCAGTGTCTTCTTCTCAGAGGAACGGCCTGAACGCTGTGGATTTCTCCCAGAGGTTTGGAAGCGCCCTGCCGTCCCTCAGTCGCCCGGCCAACGCCAGCCAGATCTTCTACGGCGTCATGTTTGACGCGGGCAGCACCGGCACCCGCATCCACGTCTACACCTTCATACAGAAGGAGCCGG ACGGGTTGCCGGTGCTGGATAATGAGATGTTCCACTCGATGAAGCCGGGTCTCTCTGCGTACGCCGACATACCTGAGATT GCCGGTCACACGGTGCGTCAGTTACTGCGCGTGGCGAAGAAGACGGTTCCTCCGGTGGAGTGGAAGAGAACGCCGGTGGTGTTCAGAGCCACGGCCGGACTGAGGCTGCTGCCGCCGACTAAAGCCCACGCGCTCCTCGAGGAG GTGCAAGACGTCTTCGATGAATCTCCATTTTATGTGCCTCCTGATAGTGTCAGTATCATGGACGGGACGGATGAAG GGATTCTCGCCTGGGTCACGGTCAACTTCCTGACAG GTCGACTCCACAAAAACGCACAGAAGACGGTGGGAATCCTGGATCTGGGCGGAGGATCCACACAAATCACCTTCCTTCCCAAATCAAAG aaaactATTGAGAGTGCTCCAGCAGATTACATCGTGAGGTTCGACATGTTCAACAGCACACATGAGCTCTACACACACAG TTACCTTGGAAACGGAATCAAAGCGGCGCGTCTGTCGGCTCTGGGAGCGCTGGGTTCAGACG GTCTGGAGAAGAAAGTTTTCCAAACTTCCTGTTTGCCTAAAAAATACACCAGTGAATTCAGCTTTGGAGGATTCAGTTACCACATCAGCGGAGTCACCAACG GTGTGACGGGGTTCAAGGCGTGTTATCAGGAGCTGCTGAAGGTGGTGAAGGGCGTCATCAATCAGCCTCACGAGCTGAAGGACAGCAGCACCTTCTACGCCTTCTCGTATTACTTCGATCACGCCGTGGAGGCCGGACTCATCG atgagagcagaggagGAGCCGTCAAGATACGAGACTTCAGGAAAAGAGCAAAAGAGG tgTGTAACCGTCCGTCGAAACGCTCTCAGCTCAATCCGCTCCTCTGCATGGATCTCACATACATCGTGTGTCTGCTCAAAGACGGCTTCGGCTTTAAGGAAAGCACCGTCCTGCAG CTGACCAAGAAGGTGAGGAACGTGGAGACCAGCTGGGCTTTGGGAGCCGCCATCTACCACTTCCAGAAGTTCAGGATCCATTAA
- the cipcb gene encoding CLOCK-interacting pacemaker isoform X1 yields MSTRMKDEGHMRAMARFKNKRMEKSKPESERDSGFSDGSSEHLSVVDQTETDGASRSSSRSQASQLTAVVGGALPGLSPMIIMNNVVLKQQSGENPSSLKPWAFSPAVEVVQQPQVVFLQPVVPQRSTPVPKGPPSKRRRHKKYLPILKSYPKIAPHPGDKPPKSSSSSSTSSSSSASSVKSSSSPRSQKDSPVPSALPPPADSHTTAAERKSESVDGSPRTLTPTLRSVDTDNKIKRFCNTYNILSKSGLLDITLRTKELIRQNRRTQTELERLREHTNLFMEALQTGDSTIWSKLQMSMQEEEKGKDRTPRDEESRDAIALK; encoded by the exons ATGAGCACGAGGATGAAGGATGAAGGTCATATGAGAGCCATGgccagatttaaaaacaaaaggatGGAAAAGTCAAAGCCGGAGTCTGAGAGGGACTCAGGGTTCTCAG ACGGCAGCTCCGAGCACCTGAGTGTGGTCGATCAGACGGAAACAGACGGTGCGTCGCGTTCCTCCTCCAGATCGCAGGCGTCGCAGCTGACGGCGGTGGTGGGTGGAGCTCTGCCGGGCCTCTCGCCAATGATCATCATGAACAATGTTGTTCTAAAGCAG CAGTCTGGAGAAAACCCTTCGTCTTTGAAGCCCTGGGCCTTCAGTCCGGCGGTGGAGGTGGTTCAGCAGCCTCAGGTCGTCTTCCTTCAACCTGTCGTCCCGCAAAGATCCACCCCAGTGCCAAAGGGACCCCCGTCTAAGCGGCGTCGGCACAAAAAGTACCTCCCTATCCTTAAATCCTACCCCAAAATCGCTCCTCATCCCGGAGACAAGCCGCCTaagagcagcagcagcagcagcacttCTAGTTCCAGCTCCGCTTCCTCAGTCAAGAGCTCGTCTTCCCCTCGCAGTCAGAAAGACTCGCCGGTACCCAGCGCTCTTCCGCCACCCGCAGATTCACATACGACTGCCGCCGAACGGAAATCCGAATCCGTGGACGGCTCGCCGCGGACACTCACGCCTACTTTGCGCTCCGTTGACACGGACAACAAGATAAAGCGCTTCTGCAACACGTACAACATCCTCAGTAAGTCGGGCTTGCTGGACATCACGCTGCGCACGAAAGAGTTGATTCGGCAGAACCGCCGGACACAGACGGAGCTGGAGCGTCTGCGCGAGCACACCAACCTGTTCATGGAAGCGCTGCAGACGGGAGACTCGACCATCTGGAGCAAGCTGCAAATGAGCATGCAAGAGGAGGAGAAAGGGAAAGACAGGACGCCGCGCGACGAAGAGAGCCGAGACGCCATTGCGCTGAAGTGA
- the cipcb gene encoding CLOCK-interacting pacemaker isoform X2, translating into MSTRMKDEGHMRAMARFKNKRMEKSKPESERDSGFSDGSSEHLSVVDQTETDGASRSSSRSQASQLTAVVGGALPGLSPMIIMNNVVLKQSGENPSSLKPWAFSPAVEVVQQPQVVFLQPVVPQRSTPVPKGPPSKRRRHKKYLPILKSYPKIAPHPGDKPPKSSSSSSTSSSSSASSVKSSSSPRSQKDSPVPSALPPPADSHTTAAERKSESVDGSPRTLTPTLRSVDTDNKIKRFCNTYNILSKSGLLDITLRTKELIRQNRRTQTELERLREHTNLFMEALQTGDSTIWSKLQMSMQEEEKGKDRTPRDEESRDAIALK; encoded by the exons ATGAGCACGAGGATGAAGGATGAAGGTCATATGAGAGCCATGgccagatttaaaaacaaaaggatGGAAAAGTCAAAGCCGGAGTCTGAGAGGGACTCAGGGTTCTCAG ACGGCAGCTCCGAGCACCTGAGTGTGGTCGATCAGACGGAAACAGACGGTGCGTCGCGTTCCTCCTCCAGATCGCAGGCGTCGCAGCTGACGGCGGTGGTGGGTGGAGCTCTGCCGGGCCTCTCGCCAATGATCATCATGAACAATGTTGTTCTAAAGCAG TCTGGAGAAAACCCTTCGTCTTTGAAGCCCTGGGCCTTCAGTCCGGCGGTGGAGGTGGTTCAGCAGCCTCAGGTCGTCTTCCTTCAACCTGTCGTCCCGCAAAGATCCACCCCAGTGCCAAAGGGACCCCCGTCTAAGCGGCGTCGGCACAAAAAGTACCTCCCTATCCTTAAATCCTACCCCAAAATCGCTCCTCATCCCGGAGACAAGCCGCCTaagagcagcagcagcagcagcacttCTAGTTCCAGCTCCGCTTCCTCAGTCAAGAGCTCGTCTTCCCCTCGCAGTCAGAAAGACTCGCCGGTACCCAGCGCTCTTCCGCCACCCGCAGATTCACATACGACTGCCGCCGAACGGAAATCCGAATCCGTGGACGGCTCGCCGCGGACACTCACGCCTACTTTGCGCTCCGTTGACACGGACAACAAGATAAAGCGCTTCTGCAACACGTACAACATCCTCAGTAAGTCGGGCTTGCTGGACATCACGCTGCGCACGAAAGAGTTGATTCGGCAGAACCGCCGGACACAGACGGAGCTGGAGCGTCTGCGCGAGCACACCAACCTGTTCATGGAAGCGCTGCAGACGGGAGACTCGACCATCTGGAGCAAGCTGCAAATGAGCATGCAAGAGGAGGAGAAAGGGAAAGACAGGACGCCGCGCGACGAAGAGAGCCGAGACGCCATTGCGCTGAAGTGA
- the LOC127182995 gene encoding sterile alpha motif domain-containing protein 15 — MEFLRWSSEDVARWIESIGFPQYQACFTQNYITGRKLIHVNCFNLPRLGITDLQHMKLISAQVRELLGVSEPHWDRSIADPLHDDRTVFLQTKSKSGRQADSLTYEHFLNNKSR, encoded by the exons ATGGAGTTCCTGCGCTGGAGCAGTGAGGATGTGGCGCGTTGGATCGAGTCTATCGGATTCCCCCAGTATCAG GCGTGTTTCACTCAGAATTATATCACGGGCAGAAAACTGATTCATGTCAACTGCTTCAACCTGCCACGACTGGGAATCACCGACCTCCAGCATATGAAG CTGATCTCAGCTCAGGTCCGAGAACTGCTGGGCGTCTCAGAGCCGCACTGGGACCGGAGCATCGCGGATCCCCTTCACGATGACAGGACGGTTTTCCTGCAGACGAAGAGCAAGAGCGGCCGGCAGGCAGATTCCCTCACTTATGAGCATTTCCTCAATAACAAGAGCAGATGA